AGACAAGACGGAAGGTCATGTCCCATTCCGGGCAGTAGTACGAGGCTTGATCGTTGAATTGCGGCTGCGGTGGCAAACCCGCCGCTGGTCGAGACCATGCGATCCTTATCCCCGTGGATAACCAGCGTCTTGCAACGGATCCGCCGAAGTTCCTCGGTGCGATCGCCTGAATTGATGATCGCGCCAATCTGCCTGGCGGCCCCCAGGTTGCTTGCCTCTCCGCCGCCTCGCTCCCAGGCCTGCACTGCGTAATCGCGCAGGGCTTGCTCGTTCCATTCGAGTGTCGAGCCAATCAAACCCATGATGTCTAGGTAGTGACGTACGCTTTCCTGCTGATTGCGTGGAGGCGGGCGCAAGAGCTGCAGAATGGCCTTTAACGCCGGCTGGCCTACACGTAGCGAACCGGTAGTCGAGAATATGGAAGTGAGGGTCTGGATGCGTTCCGGGTAACGCGCGGCGAGCGTCTGGGCGATCATGCCTCCCATCGACATTCCCGCGACGTGGACCGTTTGGAGCCCTAGCTCGTCCATGAGGCCGATTACGTCCGCGGCCATGTCGCCTAGGTCGTAGCCTGCGGTCCGCTTGCGAAGAAACTGCTGCAGGGCGGTGGGAGGGGCCACATCGGTGAAGAACGATCTGCCAGCGTCTCGGTTGTCGAGCGTGATGACCCGGAAGCCGGACTCGACGAGACCACGAATAATCGGTTGCGGCCAGTACGTCAGCTGCAACCCAAGACCCACGATAAGCACGACAACCGGAGCTTCGTTCTTCCCATGGCTGCGATAGCAGAGCTCACGTCCCCCTGGCAGCTCGCTGAACTGGTCAGTGCTCATTGGCGACTGCCTTGTTGTTGCAGCATGACGCTGTCGTATAAGAGCGCTTGGGTACCGTTGAAAACGCTAGGGACTTCTCAGCGACTGTACCGCGGCGTAGCAGCTTGACGTCGCGGAAGTAATCCATGGACATCACCCAAGGCTCGCACGTCCCCTGCCGCGGCATGCGGTCCAAGGCGCGTTGCACGTAGCCTGCACCGAAATCCAGCAACGGTCGGGTTTCCATTCCGTCCGGCGCTTTGGGCTCGCAAACGTTGTAGCCGTGACTGTCCATGAAGCCGAGCAAGCGACAGAAATGGTCGCATAGCAGGCATACTTTCAGTGTCCAGGATGAGTTGGTGTAGCCCACAGCGAAAGCAAAATTGGGTACGCCAGAGAGCATCATGCCTTTGTAGGCCAGTGTCTCGCTGAGCACTATCGGTTTGCCATCTTTGTGCAGCGTAATGCCGCCGAAGAGCTGCACGTTTAGGCCAGTGGCAGTAATGATGATGTCGGCCTTGAGGTGCTTCCCGGATTTAAGCGAGACACCCGACTCGGTAAAGCGCTCGATGTGGTCCGTAACGATTTCCGCTTTACCCGCGCTAACAACCTTGAAGAGGTCGCCTTCGGGAACCGAGCACAAACGCTGATCCCAAGGGTTGTACGGCGGGTTGAAATGGACGTCGACCGGGTAGTCTTTAGGCAGCTCCCTACGAGTCAGCCATAGAAGCAGCTTGCGAGAGAGCTTGGGGAAGCGCTGGCAAAATCCCCAAAAGGAGAGGGTAATCTTGGCGTTCTTGTAGCGTGTCAGTGCGTAAGCGGTTTGCGCCGGCAGAATCTTGCGTAGGAATGCGGCAACTACATCGTTAGCGGGCTGGTTGATGATGTACGAAGGTGTTCGTTGCAGCATCGTGATGCTGGCGACCTTGTCCGCCATGGCGGGAATCAGGGTGACTGCGGTCGCGCCACTGCCGATGACCACGACGCGCTTGCCCGTGTAGTCCAAATCCTCCGGCCAATGCTGGGGGTGAACGATCTGCCCCTGGAAGTGCTCGGCACCCTCGAAGCGAGGGGTAAATCCTTGATCGTAACGGTAGTAGCCCCCAGCGCTAAATAGCCAGCGGCATTCGATCGTTCGGACCTGCGACGTGCTTCCATCCTCAACAGCTACTGCCCACAAGCCCTTGTCAGTTTGCCAGTTTGCCGACACGACCTTTTGCTTGTAGCGGATGAACTGCTCCAGCTGATGCTCGTCGATGGCTTCACCTAGATACTCGAGAATGTCTGCCGCGTCCGCCAATGACTTAGCCTTCGTCCAAGGCTTGAAGTCGAAGCCGAACGTGTACAGGTCTGAATCCGAACGGATGCCGGGATAGCGGAAAAGGTCCCATGTACCGCCCATCCGCTCGCGAGACTCCAGGATTGCGAAAACTTTGTCTGATTGCTCGCGCCGTAAATAGGCGGCCGCGCCGATGCCAGACACACCAGCTCCGATGATCAGTACATCGAGCGGCTCAACCGGCAAAGCAGTGTGAACGGACATGTCGCCTCCAAATTGTTTTGTTATAGAGACTGATCGGTTGACTTGATCGTTTGAACAGATTAGGGCTGCGAATGTCGTGGCGCAATGTACAAAAAGCACCATTAGGCGGTTGATTCGGGGCGATCTGCACCTGTGCTGTAGCGATCTACGAGAAGAGGGGCGGAGTTTCCACCAACGACGGGCTCGCTATGCAGGCTGATCCGACAACAGGTCCGCCGTTCGCGCACCATGTGAACGACTGGGGTGTTTGTCGATGGCTCCTTGGTGCACCCACTAGCTCAATTGGGCTGTCCTCTAGGGCTACTAGCCATAGAAGGCAGACCAGGCGCGCGATAGATCGTCGAACAGCGATGCACCCAAACTCCCCGATAGGTGGACAAGTTTGTTGATCATATGACTTAATCGGCTGAACAGGTTTGGTGATGATGCAGTTCTGGCCTGAGACCACGGTTCGCGGGGTGCAAGTAGGTGGCGCTGCGTATGCACCTCCGAGCCGGACGCCCAGGCAAACCGGATCAAAACAACGACAAAACCAGACAAGGTATAAGCACATGGATACCGGGAAACTTTCGACGGTCAGCAGCGATGCATCGATTGAGCATGTGGTAGAGATCATCAGGCGTGACGGCGGAGTAATCATTTCGGACTTTCTGTCCGCACCGACGCTGCAGTCGCTGGCAGAAGAGCTGGAGCCCTACCTGAACGCGACGCCTTGCGGAGCGGACCCGTACTTCGCCGGAGCGCAGACGCGCCGGGTCGGTAGAATCATCGCGCGCAGCGACACGGCGGTTGAGGTGGCACTCAATCCACTATTTATTGAGTCGGCCAGACAGATCCTGCAGACGCCGACCCATGTTTGGGTGGGTACCGATCGAGTTGCGATTGAGCCCGATATTCAATTGAGCATTACACAGGCCATTCAGATTGGACCGGGCCAAGGCCGTCAGCCTTTGCACCGCGATGACGCTACCTCCCTTTGGCGGCATCCGCAGTATGGTCGAGAGGCCCGTCTGCAAATCATGCTTGCGATTTCGGACTTTACTGAAGAAAACGGGGCGACCCGTGTCATACCAGGTAGCCATCACTGGGACGACGACAGAATGCCGACGCAGGAGGAAACGGTGGCTGCAGAAATGAAGGCTGGCTCCGCACTACTGTGGCTGGGATCGGTGTACCACGGCGGCGGTTCCAACAGGTCCGCATACCCCCGCACCGGCCTGACCATGGCATATGACCTAGCCTTTCTGCGTCTGGAGGAGAATCACTTTCTATCCATTCCCCTTGAGCGGGTTCGCCAGCTTCCCTCACAGATGCAGCGCCTGCTGGGCTGGAGTGCCAGCTCAACGCTGCTAGGTTGGGTAGAAATCGATGGCCAGATGCGGGACCCACAAGAACTCTTGGGCATGGCCACCTTTCAGCAGCCCGGCAACGGCTTTTGATCATGGCGCCGTGACGGGCGACCCTGTTGATGCGCTGGCAAGGCGATGACCGGGTGATCGGTGCACCGCGGTTTGGGGCAAATGCGCAAGAAGTCGTGCATCTGGTGCAAGCTTCGATTTCATGCTGCATCATCAGCATCGACAAACAGTAGCGCAGGCAATTTTGCTGGAGCGGAAACAGCGAGCAGCGGTTTGGTTTCCTGTTTCCTCTCTGGCGGCCGGTCCTGCGAAGGTCTCATTTCGCTGAATGCCTCGGTGCAACTGCACTCTTTCATTCCGTATGTTGGGTTCTGTTGAGTATCCATGATCAGCGCGCGATCCCCCTGGCCACGCCCCTCCGAAGCGGTTCGTGAGCTCATGCGCCAAGGCGCCGAGCTCGCGCAGACGCTACCAGCGGATTGGCTCGATTACCTGAACCAGTCCCTTTTTCCTTCGCCCGAAGACGCGAAGCTGCTCGAGGACCCTGTGATCCTCGCAGCGTTCCGGCGTGCCAATCGCGCAGAGCTGCTGCACTGGGCGAGTGCCAACCTTCACCGACCCGGAGAACCTGTGGAAGCCTACGTGTCTGCTGACATGGTGGACACGGCCAGGGAGCTAGCGCGCAGGGGAGGGGCGGAATTGTTGATTAATGTCGCCCGGTCAACACAAAACGCAGCCTGGGATCTATGGATGAAAATGGCGTTTCGCCTGACTCAGGATCCCGTGTTGCTCGAGGAGTTCTTGGAGGTCTCGTCGCGGTCGATATCTGACTTCATCAACAAAAATATGCTCGTGGTAACTCAGGTCATCACGGAAGAAAAAAATGCCCAGGCCCACGATGACCCTCTGGACCGGCGCAGTTGGGTCAGTCGCTTGCTAGATGGCAGAGACGTGAGCGCGGAGCAGTTCAGCAGGCGCCTTGGGTATAGCCTCTCACAAAGGCACTATGCTTCCCTCGTCTGGAGCGAAACTCCAGAAGCGGAAATACAGCCGCTCGAGGACATGGCGCGAGCGTTGGCTGGTCTGACGGCGACCTTAGCGCCCTTGATCGTGTTCGCAGGCCCAGCGACTTTATGGGTCTGGTTCAGCGCGACAAAGCCGCTTGATGTGAATCTGCTGCAGGGTATTGCCCAACAGTTCCCACAGCTTCGCGCTGCGATCGGCGCGGCTGGTGCCGGAATCAATGGCTTTCGGCGATCACACCTTGAAGCCGTGACGACGCAGAGGTTGATGGGCCGTTTGCCTGGCGCGCCCGCTGTGGCCACGATCGACCAGGTAAGAATGGTATCGCTGATGACCCACGACGCCCGTGCGGCTAGGCAGTTTGTCCTAAGCACGCTGGGCCGACTGGCGAGCGAGCCCGTAGCGCTTCAGCGCACGTTGCACGCCTTTCTAGCTAACGGCTGTAACATCACCCGAACCGCTGAAGCACTTGGTTCTCACCGCAATACGCTACTGCGCCGGCTGGAGCGTGCCCAGGAACTGCTACCTATCCCGTTCGCCGATCATCGCATCCAAATCGCAGCAGCCCTTGAGTTGGTGATCTGGAGCATGCCGCTGGACGACGTTGAGCAATAGACCGTGCCCCCCCGTTTCGCCAGGGATAGGGGAGCGCGTCGCGAATCATGTGGCCTGCCATTAAGTAGCCCGCTCGGTCATACCGGGTGCCTGGATTTATCAGCTGGTGATTTTCCAGCGATCATCCGACAACAACTGGCGTGATGCTTGGCACGTTTTTCGACGCCGCCACGATGCAAAAGAAAGCCTCGCCGAGCGTGCCGGTCGACCGGCGTTTAGGCTGAGTGGCTATTCCGGGCTGAGCACATTTACTGTCCTATCGACGCGCAATTAGTAGCAAAACTCATGCGATCGATAAGCAACGCACCCATTGGCTGGCTAGGCCATTGGATGCGTCGAGTCTCATCCGGCAGCCGTAGCCAGGGGTGTGTGAAGCCTACGTCGAGGGTTTCCGAGTACATATAGATCGGCAGTCGCAGGCGACCGGCGCGTAGTGTCAGACCCTGCGCGGCGGCAAAGGATAGGTAGGCCCATTCCAGGTTGCCCTTCCAGGTGTCCTGCTCCGATTTAACGGTGGCCTGTACGGTCACGTTCAGCTTGTCGGTCAGTCCATATTGGAGTTAGCCGCCCAATTTGGACAGTTGGTCACCTCTCCAGACGTCAGTGGTCTGCCCATTTATGCCGAAGCTCCGCCCCTGATCTTCACCGCCCAGGTGGGTGAGGGCGGCGGTGCCGAAGCCGTTTAGTCGATATTCACCCTGCTCTAGGGCCATGGCCGGCGTACTCGCGATGAGACCTGCGAGGCCGAATACTCTGATGCTTTGCATGCGTCTACTGCTCTTGTTGTTGGGGAAGGTCAGATGCGGAACCGGGCCGTGGCAGCGCGCAGGTCACCCCGCTGCTGACCAGCCCATTCGCCCAGGCGTGCCGCTGCGCCCTCGGCGCCCTCGGCGCCCTGCGAGCTCGCCTGGGTGTACTGCGGCAACACTTCGGTGTCGGTTACGGCGAAGCGGTAGGCCTGGGTGAGACGGGGGGCAGCACAACAGGGCCTTGCAGCCTAATGGCAAAGTCCCCGATCGGCCTGGAGTGCTCCCTTGAGCCAATAGCGTCATCGCTACACGCCCCGTACCACCACGGTATACGGTGACGATTAATTATCGTATCTACTGTTATTCAAAATACACGAATTTAATATCGTGGCAAGCCGAACTGCGTGAGCCGGCAACCGCACAGGAGGCGTGCGGCCGAGAGGAGGGCGTCGGTCGAATCGACAGGAGATAAAGGTGCTGCTTTGAAAACGGCGGCTTAGATACAGATGGGCGAGTTGTGAGAGCAGGGAGCGGCGCCGGAACTGTGCCGGCGCGACGCACCTTGATGCGAGTGAGGAGTTACTGCGAGCCGGCTTTGCCTTTGGATTGACCACTGGCGGCCGAGGGCGGAGAAATCATAACGATGAACGCATCGAGGAGGGCCTGCCCCCGCTCCGTGCCAAAGCGTTCGGGCTCGATAGGTAGCATCATAAGCCAGCCATCACTGAACGCGGTGATGTGGTCGGCCAACAGATCGGCGGGTATATCCTGGCGAATCTTGCCCTGGTGCTGCCCTTCCTCCAGTAATGATGTGCAGGTTCGGCGGAAGTGGGCTTGGCGCTGCCTGATTACGTTGGCAAATGCTGGTTCGTGTCGGGCATGGGTGAGCAGTTGCAGCCAGGCGAGCCAACTGTTCGGGTCTTCCTGGCTAATCCATTGGTGCCACTGGTGCATCAGCGACTTGATGTCGATCTGATTTCGGTTTACCTCGAGGAGCGCTTCGACCCGGTCAAACAAGTTCTGTGCCGCGGCACTTACCATCTCCTCCTTGTTGGCAAAGTAATAGGTTACAGCTCCAGTCGTACATCCTGCCTGTTGCGCCACCTTGCGCATCGAGGCGCCGGCGTAGCCCTCTTGGGCGATCACTGCGATTGCAGCCTTCAACAACTCGGCCCGTTTTGCGAGATGGTCGCCTACGGGACGCCCGCGGCGACCCATGGATTTGTTGTCGCTAGCATGGTGGTGTTGAATCTTGGAATTCGGATCAGGGCGCGATTCTGGCATGAGATATTTAGGGGATCGGTCAATCGGAGCGTCAGTGGCCGCTGTGCGCGTAGGTGTACCGCGACCGAGCATAGAGGAAAACAGTTTGAGAGGGCATCCTTCATCGGATACTAGATGGATGGGGCCGCAGGACATTGCAGCACTGGCATTGCTGGCGCCTGAGTTCGACCCAGACGGCGTATCGACACGGTAGCCCCTTTGAACTGGGCGAGGGAAAACGAAGCCTGATCCTCGCGGGCGGTCTTCAAATTTCCAGTCGGCGGGAGTCTAAGAGCTCGTTGAGCTCGCGCTTGGATGCATTTGAATGCGGCAGGGGGCGTCGATAAAAACATCCATGTTTATCAAGATTGCTGGCTGGTGTTTCGCGAGGTGCGCTCAATGGGCGCACCGCCTAGGGTGCAGTAAAGCAGATGGTGCTTGTTTAATAGCTTCCCACTAGCAGTTTCACCGCCTGGCAGGCCGTCTCGGTCTCCTCCTTTAACCGGTCCAGGTCACCATGGCCTGACCAAGCGAGCAGCAGGCCGTCCATCAGATTGATGAGAAGGCGACTGATCGCCGTCAGCTTGGCCTGGTCCAGCTGAGAGCCGGTGATCCGTTTGATCGCGCGCTCTGTCGCCTCCACCGCCATCGCATAGATCTTCGTGGCCATTTCCGGATTGTTCCGCAGGGTCCAGAAAAACAGCTCTGATTGTGTTCTCGCTAGATCCGGGTGCTCGGTGAACCAATGTATCGCCCGACGCAGCATCTCCGCGGTGGACTCCGCTGCGGTGCTTCCAACCGGAACGTGCTCCAATGCCTGATGTGGCAAATCGAAGAGCGACTCGTAGACGGCGTAAAACAGCTCGTCCTTGGTATGAAATACGTAGTGCAGTGAAGCAAGCGGAGAGTTTGCCGCTACAGCGATGCGTCTGGTGGTTGCATTGGCAACGCCATGCTCAGCAATCACCTTAACGGTGGCTTCGATAAAGTCCTGTCTGCGCAAATCAGCGCCAATCCTCGCCATTAGGCCATCTCCATTCTACGGATCACCACCGCGGTACCGAATTTCGGCAACCGGTGTGGAGTGGTGGTGGATGCTAGCTTGCGGCAGCGCCGCGCCATGACCCTGAATCCTGCAAGCCGGACATGCGCACCCACTCCTAGCGGCAGGACGCAATTGGCTTTTGAATTCTCAACTTGTTCATTTGATCGGGTCGCTTGATCTGGAGTCTGACACATGATCGCGCGCATCTCTAGAACGGGAGGGCGCCTGGTTGCGTTTCGGACACTGCTGGAGTCGGGCTCTGCGGGGGCACGACGCGATAAAAAGCACCAGACCAGGTCATCCCCCGGCCGCGACAGCGAGTACATGTCGATCAGCGGCGTGCAGCCGATGGGCCTTATGACTTCGCCACTGAAAGCGGTATGCCGATGACCCTTGTTGGTTGGTAACTATCTCGGTGCGCCGGGCACCGACGTGCAGGTTGTCCAGATCACAGTGGTATGGGGGAAATGTTTTCGCCTGGCGAACTGGGTGCGCTAGACAACGCCGGCACGCCTGTTGGCGTACAAAGCGCCAGGCTGCGTCTTCTGCTTCCGGGCCTGCATTTACCGCTACTGACTCACGTCCATGGTCGGCAGGCCTGCCACGCCCCGCAGACGTCGTATTGACCCACCCCCACTTCTCGGTTGGCGCATCAGCCGCTGGTGCATGCGCTCCCGAGGCGGCGCTTCGGGAGCTATTTAGGGTAACGATCAATATAATAACAACTGTTGCGTAAAGTTCTGTGTAGCAGTACAGTGCCCGCAAATAACAGCTGAACCCTGGGCCAGGAGTGCGGTGTATGAGTCGTGGAAGTGAATCGGCCAGCGCAATGACAGGGTCGCTGCGCTTTCGGAGAACCGGCGGCTGGGTTGACCGCCCAGCTGATTTGCAGCCCGAACTGGAAGGTCATGTCAGTGCAGATGTGATCGTGGTTGGGGCCGGATTTGCCGGTCTGTCTACGGCGCTTGAGCTCACTGCCCGCGGCGCGAGGGTCGTGCTGCTAGAGCAGGAATTTGGCGGCTTCGGTGCAAGTGGACGTAACGCCGGTTATCTACTTGGCAGCATGGGGATCGAATTCGAGCTCTTCGTCAAGCGCGTCGGTTTTGAACACGCTAGGAAGTTCGTCAGCTACTACGACGAGGCGGTTTGCTACGTGGAGCGAAGGCTGACCGAGTTGGGGATAGATTGCGACTACAACCCTTCTGGCGTCATCAGGGCTGTCGTACATCCTTCGCAGGAAAAGTGGCTGCGTCGAAGCATGGAGCTTGGTCTTAAGCTGGGATCCGTTACAAGATTCGTGAACTCAGCCGAGATGCGTAGGCGTGGGATTCCTCCGGCGTTTCTGTTTGGATGCGAGCAACGCGGCGGCACGCTGAATCCCGGCAAATACGTGAGCGGACTACGCCGCGCGGCACTCCAGGCGGGGGTGAGGCTGTACGAGAGAACTCCGCTTCTTTCTTATAAAGAGGGGTCGGTCGTCACGTGCAAGACCGCACGCGGCAGTGCAAGCGCACCACTCATGGTTCTGGCGACCAACGCTTACACGCCACAGCTGGGGCTGCTGCGCGACAAGGTTGCTCCGCTACGGGTCTCCGCGATCGAAACGGAACCGCTCTCCCAGACGCAACTGGCATCGCTGGGCTGGCAGGGTCGGGAAGGGATCATCACGCCGCATCTGACCATGGAAAGCCACCGCCTGACTGCACACAACACCATGGTTTTGACTGTTAAGAAATTGAACTACGTCTACGGCTCGAAGACCCCTAACGTGCCGGATCACGGTGCCTACGACGCTTTAGCAAAGACGCTACGCGAGCGATACCCCTCTCTCCAAGGCCTGGGTATCCAGCATTGCTGGAGCGGATACGTCAGCGTGGCGTACGACGCGCTGCCTGTGGTTGGCGCAACCGGGGCGCAGCAAAACATTCTCTATGTGTCCGGTTGCTCAGGGCATGGTCTCGCCACCCATTCGTTTGTGGGGCAACTGCTTGCCGAGAAAATGCATGGCGACGAAACACCACTCTTGGATGCTTTGTGCCACAAGACGCCTTCGACGTTACCTGAGCCGTTCCAATGGTGTGCTCTGAAGGCCACCTTCGCAGCGATTAAACAGTATGACGATTGGACGAACCGCAAGGCGCGTAAGACCGCAACCGCGTACTAAGCAATAACAACGCTTCGTGTCTTCGGGCTTCCCTGAAGGGTCGCAACCTTGTGCGATAGATGCCGCCAGGCCGCGATCTAACATTATGCAGGACGTGAAGTGACTCGCCACCTTGCAGCACTCGCCTGCTACGGCGAAGTGATGCGTTAAGTTAAGTGTCTGAGGGCTTATTGTGGAAGTGATAAATATTTGCGGATTGGTCACTTGTGTGTTTCTGGCTTTGTCTGGCTGGATCTATGGTGCTAAGTTTCTTAAGAAGGGGAACTATCTGCTTGGCTTTGAGTGGTGGATCGTCGCCTTCTCTGCGTCGAATTTCGTGATGGCGATGTTGACGGCTTCAGAAATTAATTATGCCATTACGCTTTTTCTAGATTCGTTCTCGCGCAGTTTTGGTATGCCGATCATTGCTGTCTTGGGACTCATGGTTCTGACGCACAATTATAAACCGCCGGTGTCGAAGGAGGTTATGCTGTTTGCGGCTGCGTTTGCTGGCACGTTTGTTGTGTATCTGTCTGACTTCTTCGACGATGTGCGCCCGTACTTTTACGTGATTATGTGGTTTATCTATTCCGTATATATGGTCTACTTCATCGCGCGTTTGGCACGTATCGGCGAGGCTGTGCATGCGATTGCTTCGGGGATCGGAACGGTCGCCGCTCTTGCGGTGGCGATTGCTTACGACTTCTTCCCCATACCTGGCGACGATACTCATATGATCTTTATGACCCTGGCTTTTACAGTATGGTCTTATGGGGCGATCCAATTGTATTACGCATATTGTGCGCTGGAGCGCGCTAAGGCAGATGAGAGCCGCCTTTTGGTATCGGTTGGAAGAATGCGCTGCGGTTAGTAGATTTTTATCTTAAGAGCGTCTAAGCAATGTCTGGCTGTCGCTATGTAACTTAAGGCGTGCACAGAGAGATATGCTTGGCTCGGAATCTTGATTTCTCGTGCTGGTTATGGCGCTGATGGTGCTAAGTTATCGATACCATTATCGAAATGGTTAGCGCTCAAGCTTCTGACTGGTTTTCTTCTTCAATAGGCTTTCAAGGCGCAGTGGAATGCTACGGCAGTGGATGCGCTGAGTCGGTCTTCTTTTGCTCCAGGGTAGGCAAAGTTGCTTGCCTTTTAACCGCTCTTAGGGGCGGTTTTTTTTGCGTGTTAGAGCTAGCGGGGCTAGGTCGTGCTCTTATTTTTTAGGAACCAGGAGGTGTAATGAAGTTGCTTATCGCTTTCCCACTAACTGTTGCGTTAGTTGGCTGTGAGGGGCAAAGTTTTCTCAATCGGCAGTCAAATACGGATTGGGAATATCTCGGTAATTCGCACGAAATGCAGCACA
This DNA window, taken from Stutzerimonas stutzeri, encodes the following:
- a CDS encoding alpha/beta fold hydrolase; translation: MSTDQFSELPGGRELCYRSHGKNEAPVVVLIVGLGLQLTYWPQPIIRGLVESGFRVITLDNRDAGRSFFTDVAPPTALQQFLRKRTAGYDLGDMAADVIGLMDELGLQTVHVAGMSMGGMIAQTLAARYPERIQTLTSIFSTTGSLRVGQPALKAILQLLRPPPRNQQESVRHYLDIMGLIGSTLEWNEQALRDYAVQAWERGGGEASNLGAARQIGAIINSGDRTEELRRIRCKTLVIHGDKDRMVSTSGGFATAAAIQRSSLVLLPGMGHDLPSCLTGTLTALMAGHMRSAS
- a CDS encoding flavin-containing monooxygenase, translated to MSVHTALPVEPLDVLIIGAGVSGIGAAAYLRREQSDKVFAILESRERMGGTWDLFRYPGIRSDSDLYTFGFDFKPWTKAKSLADAADILEYLGEAIDEHQLEQFIRYKQKVVSANWQTDKGLWAVAVEDGSTSQVRTIECRWLFSAGGYYRYDQGFTPRFEGAEHFQGQIVHPQHWPEDLDYTGKRVVVIGSGATAVTLIPAMADKVASITMLQRTPSYIINQPANDVVAAFLRKILPAQTAYALTRYKNAKITLSFWGFCQRFPKLSRKLLLWLTRRELPKDYPVDVHFNPPYNPWDQRLCSVPEGDLFKVVSAGKAEIVTDHIERFTESGVSLKSGKHLKADIIITATGLNVQLFGGITLHKDGKPIVLSETLAYKGMMLSGVPNFAFAVGYTNSSWTLKVCLLCDHFCRLLGFMDSHGYNVCEPKAPDGMETRPLLDFGAGYVQRALDRMPRQGTCEPWVMSMDYFRDVKLLRRGTVAEKSLAFSTVPKRSYTTASCCNNKAVANEH
- a CDS encoding phytanoyl-CoA dioxygenase family protein, giving the protein MDTGKLSTVSSDASIEHVVEIIRRDGGVIISDFLSAPTLQSLAEELEPYLNATPCGADPYFAGAQTRRVGRIIARSDTAVEVALNPLFIESARQILQTPTHVWVGTDRVAIEPDIQLSITQAIQIGPGQGRQPLHRDDATSLWRHPQYGREARLQIMLAISDFTEENGATRVIPGSHHWDDDRMPTQEETVAAEMKAGSALLWLGSVYHGGGSNRSAYPRTGLTMAYDLAFLRLEENHFLSIPLERVRQLPSQMQRLLGWSASSTLLGWVEIDGQMRDPQELLGMATFQQPGNGF
- a CDS encoding PucR family transcriptional regulator, with the protein product MISARSPWPRPSEAVRELMRQGAELAQTLPADWLDYLNQSLFPSPEDAKLLEDPVILAAFRRANRAELLHWASANLHRPGEPVEAYVSADMVDTARELARRGGAELLINVARSTQNAAWDLWMKMAFRLTQDPVLLEEFLEVSSRSISDFINKNMLVVTQVITEEKNAQAHDDPLDRRSWVSRLLDGRDVSAEQFSRRLGYSLSQRHYASLVWSETPEAEIQPLEDMARALAGLTATLAPLIVFAGPATLWVWFSATKPLDVNLLQGIAQQFPQLRAAIGAAGAGINGFRRSHLEAVTTQRLMGRLPGAPAVATIDQVRMVSLMTHDARAARQFVLSTLGRLASEPVALQRTLHAFLANGCNITRTAEALGSHRNTLLRRLERAQELLPIPFADHRIQIAAALELVIWSMPLDDVEQ
- a CDS encoding TetR/AcrR family transcriptional regulator; the protein is MPESRPDPNSKIQHHHASDNKSMGRRGRPVGDHLAKRAELLKAAIAVIAQEGYAGASMRKVAQQAGCTTGAVTYYFANKEEMVSAAAQNLFDRVEALLEVNRNQIDIKSLMHQWHQWISQEDPNSWLAWLQLLTHARHEPAFANVIRQRQAHFRRTCTSLLEEGQHQGKIRQDIPADLLADHITAFSDGWLMMLPIEPERFGTERGQALLDAFIVMISPPSAASGQSKGKAGSQ
- a CDS encoding TetR/AcrR family transcriptional regulator, producing the protein MARIGADLRRQDFIEATVKVIAEHGVANATTRRIAVAANSPLASLHYVFHTKDELFYAVYESLFDLPHQALEHVPVGSTAAESTAEMLRRAIHWFTEHPDLARTQSELFFWTLRNNPEMATKIYAMAVEATERAIKRITGSQLDQAKLTAISRLLINLMDGLLLAWSGHGDLDRLKEETETACQAVKLLVGSY
- a CDS encoding NAD(P)/FAD-dependent oxidoreductase encodes the protein MSRGSESASAMTGSLRFRRTGGWVDRPADLQPELEGHVSADVIVVGAGFAGLSTALELTARGARVVLLEQEFGGFGASGRNAGYLLGSMGIEFELFVKRVGFEHARKFVSYYDEAVCYVERRLTELGIDCDYNPSGVIRAVVHPSQEKWLRRSMELGLKLGSVTRFVNSAEMRRRGIPPAFLFGCEQRGGTLNPGKYVSGLRRAALQAGVRLYERTPLLSYKEGSVVTCKTARGSASAPLMVLATNAYTPQLGLLRDKVAPLRVSAIETEPLSQTQLASLGWQGREGIITPHLTMESHRLTAHNTMVLTVKKLNYVYGSKTPNVPDHGAYDALAKTLRERYPSLQGLGIQHCWSGYVSVAYDALPVVGATGAQQNILYVSGCSGHGLATHSFVGQLLAEKMHGDETPLLDALCHKTPSTLPEPFQWCALKATFAAIKQYDDWTNRKARKTATAY